The following DNA comes from Heliangelus exortis chromosome 2, bHelExo1.hap1, whole genome shotgun sequence.
GACACAATGAAGAATGTTTTTGCTTACAGTTATTATTACAATTATCTCTGTTGACAATCAGGAGTCCTTGCCAAATGGGTTTACTTTCTTCTACCATATTTAATGGAATTATTTTCCTAACACAATCATTTTTTTACTGGTCACATGTCACCCATCTTTCATCTTCTCTGCCCTCTCAGTATCAGTGTTCTTTTGTATAAATGCCAGACTCTTCTTGGTGatgcccagtgacagaacaagggatAATAGGTGCcagctggagcataggaggttccgtgtaaacatgaggaaaagctttgtcattgtgagggtgacagagcactggaacaggttgcccagtgagcttgtggagtctccttttctaGAGACATTCAAAACTTGCCTGGATTTATTCCTGTGTGACTTACCCTACGTAAGTAACCTGCTTTGGCAGGTGAtctagatgatctccagaggtctcttccaacccctaacattctgtgattctataagAGAGATGGACAAGTAAGTGACTTGAATCCTGTCCTGTCATCCTCTTCTGGCCCCCCACTCACACCCAATACAACTGGGATTTCTTCTTGGACAGTTTATACATTTTGAAAACTTGCCTGTAATACATTATATCTTGCAAAACAAACCCTGAGTGTGTATTGCTGCATTAAGTTTTGTGTGAAAAcgtgtggggttttttgtccgCCTTCTCCCCAAGTTAAACAGCACTAAATCAAAAAGGTTCCATATTAAAAAGTTCTGCCTGACAGTCCAGACTCACTAACATGTTCTTCATTTTTCCCTGGAGCAAAAATCTCTCATGCTTGtagaaagaaacttttttaGTCCCCTACTTCATCAAAAGCATAGCACACTGCAGAGTTCCCTGGTATCTTTCTCCAAGTGCTCACCTCAGTTTGCtcaaaaaagaacagaagagtAAAGCTCCCTTATGTGTGCCTGGATATCAGGTTCCATTTACTTCAATGTTCACATTGCATGGTTTGCCTGTCCATCTTCAACCCATGTTTTTCTAAGAAAAGAGTGCCTGTGCTCAGCCCTTGgatttgaaagtaatttttcaatGAAACATGTAACTCAAGAGTGCCTGATTGTCAGTTCCTAGTGAAGAACTACTTTACAATGTGACACGGGTTTCATTAActatcctttttattttctttctgggtAGATAGTAGATGTGCTATTTTCTAtataaaactggaagagagttAAACTCTTTAAGATGTCATAAGATACTGACAAAATCAAGTCTTTAGGACAGAAGAAGTCTCTTTTTGGTCATGCCCCTGTGATGCCGAGGCATGCAaagtcttttctgttttttaatagtTCACTCTGAGATTGCAAATCATTCACTACCCTTAATGCTACTGTACTTCTGTCCCCCCATCACTGCTTCCTGCTCTCAAAAGCCATAGCTCAAATCTGTCCCTCTGCAAAGCTGACTTTTGACATGATCAGGTAGAGACCTGGGCTTTTCCCAGGAAAGAGCATGATAAACACtatgcagagctgggaggactCTCTAAGCCAAGCTCCTGTGCAGGTTTCTAAGGCTTTATCTTGGCACCTGTCACTAACAGGTCAGCTGCTCAGTTAAAGACCCCATGTAACTTTGTGTGTATCTTGGATGTGAGTAAAAGCCCAattcaggagaaagagaagaagaactCAGGTAACAAAATAATACATTGAATAGTTTGGAGATACCCTGTATTACAAAGCTGTGATCACAGCTATGGTTCATAAGGATATAAATAAGCAGCAGAGATTTTGAGATTCCCGGTTGCTCCCACTCCTAAAGTTCTTAACAGTTTTGAGAgctcaagctttttttttgtccaagcAAACATTAGAAGTACCCCAGGATGGGCAGCAAGGCTCGAGCTAGCATGCAGAACATGGTATATAGAGGCTTTGCCTTTGCTCTGAAATGTTGCATGGATTGTGGTGGTACTGAAGCACTTGCAGAGCCTTGAAACAGAAACTTTTACTGTTTAATGAAACAGCTAAATTAGAGCTTTCTTACAGCATCCTTTCAGCACCTGTTTTGAGGAATAATATTCAGTAATAAGTTGTAGTATTGTAAATTCTGTGAGGGAGACAGAAGTGTTTCCACAGGTACTCTCCACAAGTCAAGAAACTAGCTGTGCTTCCAAAATATGCATGGTTACATACAGCAAGTGAGAACCCAGCATTATTTTTGACTGTTATTGTTTTTAGAGGCTTCTGTGAGGTGATAAGGAAATTAGTTCATAGAGTAATGAAGCTCATAAACTTGCAAAGTTTTGTCTGCttagaagaaagaggaaataatgcaaataGTAAAAAGTTGGATCCTTTAATTCACTTGTTACTGACATCTTTACTTTCCATTTCATGTTCTTTAGAAGGTTACTTAGTAGTGTAAGTAGAAGGCAACATATTACATTTTTCCTGAGGTCATAGAGAACTCATGGAGTATTTCATAATTGTAGCTGAAACCCGAATGATAACATCAAAGCTTAACTACACATTCTTGAGGCTCCTGGAAAGCAATATTCCCATGTGTAAAGTTTACAGCTGCAACTAAATGCTCTAGCCCTGATGCTTACAACAAGCAATTTTAGAAGCTTAGCTGTGTGGAATGGAAGGAAGAATAGTTACCTTCTAGAGGGAGTGTCTATGCCATAGTCATTTTTGCTAGCATAGTGTTCCCCAGCCAGGCAGTAAAGCAGTCAGTTCTGGGTCATGCAAAGCTATGCAGAGCCTGCAAAAACTCACTTGTGAACTTGTGGAAATCTACTGGGAGGATGACCCACTTCAAGGCAAAGTGACAAGTAATAGGATCATGTTAAAGTATTGAGATAACTGCCAAGTATTAGTAAAATAGTTATTATAGAGCTGAGATCTCTTGAGGTTGACCATTAAAAGCCATTTCTGTGTTTGTACAGAATGAGATACAGCTACATTTCCTTCACTGCTTCACATGGGCTAGGCTAAGAGAGTTAAGCTAAAGACTTTTTCACTTCAGCTGAAGGTTTCATTCTCTATCCTTTACAATCACTAGCTATAGTACCACCATTCAGCCCTGTAATAAAAATGTGGTAAGCAGTCCCACTACTTGTCACCAAATGCTGATTCTGGGCCACAAGTACCAAGGGACTGTTAAAGTATGACCTATTACTCTAACAAGTGTTTAGCTAGAAACATGTTAATTTTCTGAGAACAAGATGTCTTTTAGATTTGATGATGATGTGTGGTGCCTTCTGAAGCTGTCTCTCTTCTTTGCATTGCTTTCTCTttagaattctttttcttctctctattGCATagaatttaaataattcagtaCACTCAGTTCTTGGTCAAGTCAGGAACACTGTATTTAATGTTCTGGCAAATCtagcttttcagaaataaactaGCAagtcattttttccccatgacaGCTAAAAGTGAGCCTGATGAATGAGGCCCATTGCCATCATCTGCTTGTGTTACTTGTTCTGTCTTTGCAACTGCATAAGCTTCACCCTCTGGATAAAAGGACCATGAATCACTGTGAATAATGGTATGGCTGAGTAGCACGATCTGTGAAAGGTTCATGTAGAGACACTgccacagcagagctctggtcTTACCTTCACCTCCTTTTGAAGAAGGCTGGACAGGGTTAAGGTTGAATGAAAGACAAATCGCTAGTTGGGATGTCAatactttaaaaacacaaaggaatgtgttctttctcatttttgaGGGAAAAGACAGtggggaaatgttttcttttgggcttttaaaattttcttccttactgTTATTTTAAGTACAGCAGGACATGTTTTCTTTGGTagagagactggaaaaaaataaaaataagttgcacttgaattttaaaagaCCTGGAAGAGAATTCTGGAGAAATCACATGCAGCAGAAGTGCCATTTGCACCGTATCTGTCTCCCGATTTCTGTGAAACTGAAGTTTCTACTTGAGACATTCTTCTTCCtctaatgtgtttttcttcctctgtgccAGTGCTGCAATATGCCTAATAGCAGCACTCTGGGTCTTGAGCTGAGTCCACTGCTCTTCCAAGTAGAGCAATGCACTTCAGGCTTGGACACCAGAATACACCTCACCAGCTCTTTCTTGCCCTCATACAGAAGAATGTCACTTCTCTCTGCAGTCACTCTGGTTCTCTCACTGGTCATCTCCACAGCTGATCTCTTTCCAGCCCCTTCACTTCTTCATCCGCTGCTCACTCCCACTTCGCACTGTGAGCTGACATATCATCAGTCAAATAATCCTTTGCACCATTAAgcacttttctgttttcatctttcttAATCAGTAGCTACAGCAAATGAAAAGCTTTACCTTCTGTTTCTTCCCACATGTAATTCCCTCTTCTGCAGCAAAGGCGTTTTGTACCTTTCCCCTTCAACACTGATCATCATGGCTTTATATCCTATGTGCGCTGATCGCTCTTCTCTTGAGGCTGATTGTTCTGGATTTGTACAGGTAAGTTCCTAATTAATAGTCCCACCAAAAATTTCATTTGGGATGCTATTTTATCACTGAATGTACCCGGGAGAAAGGAGGAACAttgtgttttcttattttcctagTCTCATACAAAGGCACAGAGGGCGAGATCATTCATTCATTCCCAGCACAAAGAGACAGGACCCAGCCTGGTGTCAGATCAAGGAACTCTGTTTAGGACACACATTGCCTGGTACCTGATAGTGTGTGTACAGCTTGTCCCCAGCATTTCCCACATGTCTTGACATGCTGACCAGATGTGGTCATCTTTTGCCCAGGAATGTTTATATCTCGTCCCAGCTCTCATCCTCTTCTTGGCTGGTCTGAGGACATGCCTCAATCACAAGGGCTCCCTCATCAAAATGCTTCCAAGTGGGGGAAGGATTATTTTTGAAAGTGGTTTTCCTTTTAAGtctttgccttttctgtctctgttccAGGCTAGTGGTGAAGGTTTTGAGGAGTTCCCAGAGGGAACTTTTAGGAAATGGTTATTCTATTTGCAGAAATTCATAGTGTTTATAAAACTTCTATAAGCAAGCTAGTTGTCATGTCTCTGTCAATATACTCCCACTGTGTAAAgagactgtttttctttctctttctctctccctcctctttccACATGGATTTCCTATTTTAGCCCCCGTGCATCTACTTGCGCTCTTGTGCTCTTTTCTCATCCTTAGTTACTGCCTGCCACTTCATACAGCTACTGAAATAATTGTCTGTGTTTTAACTATTTAGAGAACTGCTCTTAGACTCATAtttcaattaataaaaaagtCATCAGTCAGAGTTTAGTGCTGGCAAAAATACACTTGCATTGCAAGAAGCAGACTTTCTTTTTGTACGCTTATTGGGATTTTAGACCATGGATGTGATGATGCCTCCCCAGTCCCTGATGTAGAAGCCTGAGATATCAATCTTGTATGTTAATACAATGGTTCGCTTTTTAAACATTCTGAGATgtagcagcaaaataaaaattattttcttttaaggaatCCGTACACATTATCAAAGCTATTGTCCCTTATCAACAACAGAAGGAATACTAGATATTATTAAATATGTGTGAGACATCAGATGTTGAAATTATGGTGTTGGGATTAAggagacattttattttccagtttggGGGGGTACAAATGGCAGAAGCCTCAACATATTAGTCTTGGAGGCTAGCTTTCATTGCTATCTGAAATAAGGACATTTAAGGCCAAGAGCTGAGATTTCTGGTAACAGAAGAACCTGGAAGCCCTTACAGCCCTGCAATAGCAGAGTAGCTGGGTGACAATCGGTTCTCCTGACCTCAGCCTTGTGTCCTGTGTGAGTGCAAATCAGCACCTGAACAGATTGCCATTAGCTGAAGGTAGCttttgtgggaagaaaaaaaagcaccaatttacattttcagtggcaaaaaaaaagagggtgtCCTACACCATTGCATTGTGCAATGGAAACAGGCAGTTGGCTTCTACTTTCTAATGCTTTGAAATAAGgtatgctttcttttttcccctaactCACATATTAGATATGTAactgaaaattcctttttcttacaGCCACAGTTAAAACCAGGACcaatgtgtctttttttttttttttttttttttaagttatttttcatttaaaatctcattaaatGAGATCTGCTTAGGCTGCAGTTACGACTGCAGTAATAACAGGCGTCAGTATTTCATACTCCTGAGAAAAAGCTGACCCTTGTATCCTGTGAATGgacccaaaaaccaaaaaaacttttgtcttttctgttttgtttgtttgttttgggttttttatttggttttgtttgtttgtttttaaatcatgttTAATGTTTTATTGCCCATCAGTATTTATACCCCACAATGTATAGCATCAATGAGATGACTTTCTGGGAAAGTCACTAACGGATCTCTTGGTTTATAGCACTAATTTAATGAGCTTTCCCGCACAAAAAGTCCTAGAAGGTTGTATTTCCTCCAGTTACTGTTTTGGGGACACAGTAACTTTGGCATACAGGACATGAAACACTTTTTTGGAGACTTGCAACTCCCCTTTCTGGGAAGCTAGAAATAGCATTAATCAGCAGCGCCTTGAGAGGTTCATTCTCCTGTCACCTGCCTCGGTGTGATGCCCCTCTTGTGTGCCCTTGAAATAGGTTTGCTGCTGATTTGCTTTAAACTACAGAATCTGGTTGACAGCTCCTATATGGCCCAGTCCGTGTGCCAGTTgtttcaaaaccaaacagaacttCTTGTAGCCAGAACTAGGATTAGGAGAGACCTAGATGTCCTCTCCTAGGCTGTTGCTGTGCTGGCACAAGCCCTTTGAAAGTGTACTTTAAGTTACTCTTGCACAGACTAAAAGGCAAATCTGACAATGTTCACTCAGATAAGAGCATGGATTAATTGGCAAAGGAAGTAAGAGATCCAGATCTTTCCCTTTAACAATTCTTGTTAAATTTATCTGAAAACAggaacaaagatttttttgttttgttttaaagtttttattcaAGAACTTCTGAATGGAAGTTACAATACAATTGGCTCATTTTCAGTTGCAAGACATTTAATTATGTGAGTTATTGGACTACACTATGGACTGAGGTACTGTATTATACTGCAGCTTTAGCATCTGGTGGTTTTGCTCTAAACGAGACAGTAAGACTCACTTTGTTTGAGATGCTCTTGGGCAGACTCCATAAATTTACTTATAAACTATGATTGCaacttgtttcatttttgtcatATCACAGGAAGAAAGCTCAATTATTCTTAAacagttttccctttttcaaaaTATGCATTTGATGATGTGTTACATGTTTAACTGTTTCCTAGGAGAACACTTCTAGTAGTGGAACAGACTCCCTAACCAGTGGGGAGATTCCCCGAAGCAGGTCAGAGGGAACTTTGATTGATGTGGATGACAGGACACCATCAACCAACTACAGTATGTTTCttctccttattttttttttttttttttgtattaggGCTCTCCACCTAACATCTCTATTTCTGCAACACTCTAATACTGTCAAGAGCTGTAGCTACTCAGTAAACCTCTGTAAACaattgattttacttttttcttgcctgtgGTTTGCAGAGTTCAGGCCATCACAGGTGTCTCTGGAATCAGAACACAAGGGGTTGTCACAAGGTCCCCCAGGAGAAACTTACTGGCATATGAGAGAAGTGCTCTGTCACCTGCCATAGCAAATATGGGTCAGTCAGGTTGGGATGAAGAGCTGGAATCATTAACCTTATACAAATAAATGCTACATAGTGTGTTTACTAGAGGTCcagatggggaagagaagagggagTTCTTAGCCAGACTACAgtactttaaatttttaagaatcAGGAAGGCAAGGTAATTTTGGAGACAGCCCAGTTTAAGAATGAATCTCAGCCCAATTGATTTAATCTCATTGCTATTTTAACCCAAAAGTTAAAAAACCTGTCCTCTTCACAAGGTAGGCATtctcttagctttttttttttttttttgcccagcaGGAGGTGTGAGTAACAGCGAGCCTGGCACCTGCTGTGTGAGCTGGGAATCAGGAATTATTTCCTTACTCCTACTTATTACCTGCACTCCAGTAATCTGTGCTGCTAATTTGTCTTGAGAAAGCACCCAGACTAATGGCTCAGGCTTTGCCAGAGCCTTTTGCTCAGATTTTTCCTGTAGAAGCATGCCTTTTAGGAtagggaaacaaacaaaccaaccattTATTTTGGGattaagtaatttaatttttaatagataCTAATGATCTGACTGTAACAACATCACAGCTCAAGGAAAGTTTTTGGCCTGCAGATAGAAACAGAAAGACTTTTCAGTTGGTGCTTGAGCAGTCCAGCCCTACCTGGTTGTCCTGGCCAAAGGTAGGTGCCTGAGGGGGAAGAGGCTGCCCCTGGGCTCATACCCCCCAGCATCTCACCTGGAAGGCTCCTGTCAAAAAATGATACAGCCTTACAGATgggcagctgggaagcaggTAAATTCCACttagtttttttccaaattggGGCTTTTCTAGAACTCTGGGAAAatatggtattaaaaaaaaattaagctaaaaGAAAAGTACTAACTTTTTTAATGGTTGAATGCACTGTCATTTTTTGCAGTTGAGCAATAATTAGTAACCTTGGAGATGGAAGGTACTGTGATAAGTCTAAGAATGAAGGATATAGGCATACTGAAATAATAGAAATGTTGAACTTCCTTCTAAAAATAGAATTCTTCACAAAGATGTACAAAGAAAGGATGGTATTACCTTTGtacatagaaaaaaaaggcaaactgaAGTAATAGAAGCCCTTGGCAGAAAAACGCGTGGATACTCTCTTCATTGTAAGGAGTGTGAGTCTTAATCAACCTACAAAACAGCTTCTACAAAGAGTTATTAGTATAAAATATCAGGACATCTTGTCTTCAGAACAAATAAACATTACTATGAATAATATTTCTATTAGAAAGCATATTTCAATATTGCTGATACACCACTATTTGTCAATTTACAttcaatcttaaaaaaaatagtagctgaaaaaaaattatcttcaaatTTCAAGATCTCATAAATTATAACAATGAATTTCTTAATGAAAAGCTTGCATAACAGATCTCACACACCCTGATATAAAGAGTGTTGTTACCAAATAAATGCATGTTCACTAGCATGAAAAGGAGTCCTCAATAATGCATTTGTCTTTACTTTCTATGGTGTTCAATAAACGAAACAGTAGTTGTTTAATCTTTGTAGAGAGTTagacagagaggaaagaaatccACAGAATTTTGTAAGAGGCCAAAGATCACTGGAATGTAAGGGTTTATACCTAATAGGGTGTTAACATATTCAATGCCAATTAAAAATCACAGGAGTTGATAGTGATCAGCACCTTCCAGAGGATGCTTTACAACTTCCAGCACTGTTTGTGTTAACAAAGATTCTTAATGCTACTTCAAAATCAATACTGATACttttaaaaacctgaagaaaaatacatgaacGATTTATATGTATTTTAGGAGGATAAATTTAGTCACCTGGTAGCTTAGCAGACTGCCAGTTGGAAGTGAATGGAATGTCTCATGTCTCTGTTCTTCaggaaatgcttctttttttttcttttaaacagatGTCAGTGAAAGCAAAGGGGCCTTGGGTATTGACTTGTCGGACGTATTCAAACATGGCCATGTTGTTTCCAAGACTAATCCTTTCTGGAATGAACTGTCAGCCTCCAACCCTTTCATACATGACATAGCTGcttcaaacagaaacaaaaataataaatacctTTCAGTCTTGAAAGAAAACCCCTATTTGTTCTCCAAAGTTTCTACCAACAGAGATTCCTTGGCTTCCTCAGGTGATGAGCTGGATATTGATTGTCTTCTAAGAAAGACTTCAGCCAGAAGATCTGGAAGGTCCAAGAGTGTCTCTGACTTCCTGGATATCGCTGATAACAGAAGATTTAACCCTCACAAGACAGCATCTCAAAAAACTTCAGCTTCAGATGTGACACAGTTTCAAAATGACCGTGAGGCTTACAGGATGGCTTGGTTGAGTCACCGACAACTCACCCGATCTTGCCTAGATCTAGAAGCCATGAGCCATAGTCCTGGATGGGCACAAACACAAGCTACAGACATTCATGTAGTATGTAAACTGAATCATGAAGGGGGTTCAGTACAGCTACCCGACTCAGATATCAACGTGCATGTCCCTGTGGGTCATGTACTACCTGGGGAATTCCAAGAAGTTGGTTTAAAGGCTATCCTTAATCCTCCACCATCATTTAACAATGAGCTGTGTAGCACGGTGAGTCCTCTGATAGAACTCACACTGAGCAACCTCAACACAAGGGAAGCCATTTTCCTTGAGGTAAAAGTAGCAGCTAAAGTGAAGAATGATCCACTCAGCCAAGTTATGAGTGATATTGTGTGTTTTTTCAGTCACAATAAAGAAGGACCTTTTAAGAAGCTAGAGAATTGCTACACTTATCAAGATACCATACAAGTGAAGCTAAAGGACCTAAGTCATGTAATGTATACAGTGATTGCCatacaagcaaacaaaatccaGCCTCCAGCAACTAATGTCTGGGACTATGTTCATAGGACAATCTCAGTTGGAATTTATGGTCCCAAATATATTCACCCATCTTTTACAGCCGTTTTTACAATCTTTGGTCACAACTACATTCCAGGAAAGCTCACAATATGCGATATAAAAAAGGCGGGGAAAAGTATGCCTCCCGTTGTGTTTCAGCTGTGGGGAAAACATACATTTCTGCTTGAAAAGCCACAAGATCTAAACATTTCTTTGGTATCCTGTGACCCAGACTTTGAAGTGAAGATGGAAGACCAAAGCAAACATATTAAAGAGGAGGAGCTGAAAACTGGTGAAATGGTCCGCCAACAATTCCTGTTTTCCATGCTCGGATGTAGAGAGatgcatttctttgttttccttgttcagATTAAAGTCTTAAAAAGTAGCCAAGTAACACAATTCCATGTTACAACTCCTGATCCAGCTCCAAAATTAAGTGGAATTATCAACAGGCCAAAACGCTTACAAAACCGGAAAGAAATCAAGTCTGCACCTTTGTTTTTAATACCAACAGTTAAATATCCAAAGTTTCAAGATAAAACTCTGAGTGTTAATACTTATGGAGTGGCTTTGAAAACTGTCTTACGTCAAAACAAGATCGATTATTTGCTAGAGTATTTTAAAGGGGACACAATAGCACTTCTTGgtgaagataaaataaaagccattgGACAAACTAAAATAAAAGAGTGGTATGTTGGAGTTCTCA
Coding sequences within:
- the MACC1 gene encoding metastasis-associated in colon cancer protein 1 is translated as MALYPMCADRSSLEADCSGFVQENTSSSGTDSLTSGEIPRSRSEGTLIDVDDRTPSTNYNVSESKGALGIDLSDVFKHGHVVSKTNPFWNELSASNPFIHDIAASNRNKNNKYLSVLKENPYLFSKVSTNRDSLASSGDELDIDCLLRKTSARRSGRSKSVSDFLDIADNRRFNPHKTASQKTSASDVTQFQNDREAYRMAWLSHRQLTRSCLDLEAMSHSPGWAQTQATDIHVVCKLNHEGGSVQLPDSDINVHVPVGHVLPGEFQEVGLKAILNPPPSFNNELCSTVSPLIELTLSNLNTREAIFLEVKVAAKVKNDPLSQVMSDIVCFFSHNKEGPFKKLENCYTYQDTIQVKLKDLSHVMYTVIAIQANKIQPPATNVWDYVHRTISVGIYGPKYIHPSFTAVFTIFGHNYIPGKLTICDIKKAGKSMPPVVFQLWGKHTFLLEKPQDLNISLVSCDPDFEVKMEDQSKHIKEEELKTGEMVRQQFLFSMLGCREMHFFVFLVQIKVLKSSQVTQFHVTTPDPAPKLSGIINRPKRLQNRKEIKSAPLFLIPTVKYPKFQDKTLSVNTYGVALKTVLRQNKIDYLLEYFKGDTIALLGEDKIKAIGQTKIKEWYVGVLRKKIGLVHCKNIKVISREQAIDTADSELTTRSLVEQISLPFKKLTYIYSVVLSTVSESVYDWRALAEVLGYSQMSLDDFNEALADKESERVAHIVKKMKEDCHANKKKRLFLYELIVALLKIDCQGLVARLAQDTIILTSAVKLGKYWRELAEKVARLTKQQIEAYEVPHQGINGVVALEMMWKPAYDFLYTWGAHYGNSYRDLLQDLQSALDKMKNPITKPWRELTGTLILVNCMEVLRASAFSKMEEEE